From a region of the Deinobacterium chartae genome:
- the yjjX gene encoding inosine/xanthosine triphosphatase, whose product MIAVGSTNPSKVNPVREVFGRLYPDLEVCGLAVPSGVREQPIGYAETLAGASNRAQAALASGATWGVGLEGGVEFDEAGGAWLFGVVVIGHAGRTSSARSASLRLPPGVGLRVRAGEELGPVMDGLSGVRDIKRAGGTVSFLTGGLLTRADVWRQAVILALVPLLQPELYREVMA is encoded by the coding sequence GTGATCGCAGTCGGCTCCACCAACCCCAGCAAGGTCAACCCGGTGCGCGAGGTCTTCGGGCGGCTCTATCCCGACCTCGAGGTGTGCGGCCTCGCGGTGCCCTCGGGCGTGCGCGAGCAGCCGATCGGCTACGCCGAGACCCTCGCGGGGGCCAGCAACCGCGCCCAGGCGGCCCTCGCCTCCGGCGCGACCTGGGGCGTGGGCCTCGAGGGCGGCGTGGAGTTCGACGAGGCGGGCGGGGCGTGGCTGTTCGGGGTGGTGGTGATCGGCCACGCCGGTCGGACCTCGAGTGCCCGCAGCGCGAGCCTGCGGCTGCCGCCGGGCGTGGGCCTGCGCGTGCGCGCGGGCGAGGAACTCGGCCCCGTCATGGACGGGCTCAGCGGCGTGCGGGACATCAAGCGCGCGGGAGGTACGGTGTCCTTTCTGACCGGCGGCCTGCTCACCCGCGCCGACGTGTGGCGGCAGGCGGTCATCTTGGCCCTCGTTCCGCTGCTGCAACCCGAACTCTACCGAGAGGTGATGGCATGA
- the argC gene encoding N-acetyl-gamma-glutamyl-phosphate reductase, translated as MSKLSVAIVGGSGYAGGEFLRLALNHPHLEVTQVTSERNAGDPVHFVHPNLRGRTHLKFRRMADLEAADVLILALPHGNAAKHFARFEGLAETIIDLSADFRIKDPELYRKYYEEDHPAPELLPSFVYGNPELHREELRGATRIACAGCLATSAILALYPLLKLGVPLPKDIMITGLVGSSAAGASGSDASHHPEREGSLRVYKATGHRHHAELTQELPGRFPLHLTAISTPRVRGILTTAQVFIPDGYSERDVWGAYREVYADEPFIRIVKVRKGIHRYPDPKLLDGSNFCDIGFETDDETGRVVIMSAIDNLVKGTAGHALQCLNIARGWDETLGLEFVGLHP; from the coding sequence CCTGGCCCTGAACCACCCGCACCTCGAGGTGACCCAGGTGACCTCCGAGCGCAACGCCGGAGATCCGGTGCACTTCGTTCACCCCAACTTGCGTGGCCGCACCCATCTCAAGTTCCGCCGCATGGCCGACCTCGAGGCGGCCGACGTGCTGATCCTGGCCCTGCCGCACGGCAACGCCGCCAAGCATTTCGCCCGCTTCGAGGGGCTAGCGGAGACCATCATCGACCTGTCGGCGGACTTCCGCATCAAAGATCCGGAGCTGTACCGCAAGTACTACGAAGAAGACCACCCGGCCCCCGAGCTGCTGCCCTCTTTTGTGTACGGCAATCCCGAGCTGCACCGCGAGGAGCTGCGGGGTGCCACGCGCATCGCCTGCGCGGGCTGCCTGGCCACCTCGGCCATCTTGGCGCTGTACCCGCTGCTCAAACTGGGCGTGCCGCTGCCCAAGGACATCATGATCACCGGGCTGGTGGGCTCGTCTGCGGCGGGGGCCAGCGGCAGCGATGCCAGCCACCATCCCGAGCGCGAGGGGAGCTTGCGGGTCTACAAGGCCACCGGCCACCGCCACCACGCCGAGCTGACCCAGGAGCTGCCGGGACGCTTCCCGCTGCACCTGACCGCGATCTCCACACCCCGGGTGCGCGGCATCCTGACCACCGCGCAGGTGTTCATTCCCGACGGCTACTCGGAGCGCGACGTGTGGGGCGCTTACCGCGAGGTGTACGCCGACGAACCGTTCATCCGCATCGTCAAGGTGCGCAAGGGCATTCACCGCTACCCGGATCCCAAGCTGCTCGACGGCTCGAACTTCTGCGACATCGGCTTCGAGACCGACGACGAGACCGGGCGCGTGGTGATCATGAGTGCCATCGACAACCTGGTCAAGGGTACGGCCGGGCACGCCCTGCAGTGCCTGAACATCGCGCGCGGCTGGGACGAAACCCTGGGCCTCGAGTTCGTGGGGCTGCACCCGTGA
- a CDS encoding DinB family protein — protein sequence MSQPTILQSVLTGGTAFAPVERILSGLTFETAIRRLPGAQHTIYELLWHSELSQRLLLDLASGREVTWPEGVGWWPQAAPSEAEFRRVLRDLRVGLQQAEMMAADPSEAAREVLTDLATHSAYHWGQIVLLRQLMNDWTTSTSGAAGA from the coding sequence GTGAGCCAGCCGACCATCTTGCAGTCGGTGCTGACCGGCGGTACGGCCTTTGCCCCGGTCGAGCGAATCCTCTCCGGCCTGACCTTCGAGACCGCCATCCGCCGCCTTCCGGGAGCGCAGCACACCATCTACGAACTGCTGTGGCACAGCGAGCTGTCGCAGCGCCTGCTGCTCGACCTCGCCTCGGGTCGCGAGGTCACCTGGCCCGAGGGCGTGGGCTGGTGGCCTCAGGCTGCACCCAGCGAGGCCGAATTCCGCCGGGTGCTGCGCGACCTGCGTGTCGGCCTGCAGCAGGCCGAGATGATGGCGGCGGACCCCTCGGAAGCGGCCCGCGAGGTGCTGACCGACCTGGCGACGCACTCGGCCTACCACTGGGGTCAGATCGTGCTGCTGCGCCAGCTGATGAACGACTGGACCACCTCGACCTCGGGAGCGGCAGGGGCGTGA